Genomic window (Juglans microcarpa x Juglans regia isolate MS1-56 chromosome 2S, Jm3101_v1.0, whole genome shotgun sequence):
TTTGACTTTAGAGCTCATATATTTGAACTACTCTGTTTTCATGCAAACCAAACAGAATAGCAAGTGCTTCTAGAATCACTGTTGACTACATGGAAACTATTGATATTTTCAGCAACTGCTTTTATGAATAGCAATGTGCTTTTaactcaatgttttttttttgtatgtttccAATCCATTAattcttctatattttttatgaatagcaATGTGTTGTTGGTATAAtcctaaaataacaatatatgaCAAAAATACAATCAAACGATTACAACAGTCAATTGAaagtgaaattgaaaatatacaaGCAACAATGAATATCGAAGCCACTCAACATCGACTTAAAATAGAAGTGGAGAGGCGcaagagaaaaaatagagaaggctagttatattctaacaatttcaTTGTcctgataaatatttttattttttgggaataCTTATATTCAGTTATTGGCTCAAAGGAAAATGTTGAGTACAAATCCAAGGAAATCATTAATTTAGGAGTCCAGTTTTACATGCTTTTCAGTAGCTATACTAAATAATTTCTCCGTAAAAACCACCAAATATCAATGCATACCATTATCTTGATATCATCGCAATGTGACTAAAATCATGGATGCCACCATCTAGAAGTGAATTGATCTTCCTGGCTCAAGAGATGCAATCATCGAGAAGGCTGCGCGTAcgaaacaaaacatatatagtaagaaacaacaaaaatttaaaattataattttttcacatgtatttTATACATATGAAGGAAATACATAAAGGACATATAAAATCTTTCATAACAGAGAGCAAACGAACACACAAAGGAAATATATAATCTTTCATAACAAAGAGCAAATAATACACATAGAAACACAAGCATGTGGTTTTATCCACATTTTTGAAAGGCCAGTTCATACATATATACGTATCATAGTCCTGATAACATGCACAAACACctcaattattttcattttcatgttttcTTCTTAGTGAATGGACCCCAAAATTATCATATcgaactataatatattattaagataagTGATAAGAGTAGGTAGTGTGTATGGGATAAAGGGCGGACCCGCATTCATAGGTGTGTGTGGGGGCATCTCCAAAATTTCAACTTTGGCCCcccaaatataaattatatcatctAGTCTCGTCCCATTGTAAGTTTTAAAtctaattcaatttaatttttttacaatcaatcaTGAACAATTATTCCATTCACCTAAGTATAGgtcatttcaaaataatatgaaCAAGTAAATTATTTactctaaaactaaaaaatatattttcttttcttatcacCGGCTGCCAAAAAGTTACTTctaagttttcatgaaacatcACATTTTCTATTCCCAATGCTATACTTAATAACTGATCTgactcatatatttttatttgtttatattacTCCTAGCACATTTTATTGTTGGAATGAGACAATAACATGATGGAATTTAAATTGTGTTGTTGGTTGTAGTTGAAgacaattaataatatttgatgcCTTGTAAGGTTTTAGTTTTGGGTTATAAGTTTGCAACTTCTTATTGTAGTAAATTAGTATTGATTAGTTCTAgctttggttatttttttttaacttgcagtgagtgaatgatttagttttgtaattttggttATATCTTTTTAACTTGTAGTGATTCTAATGAATgatttaattttctaattttggttatgtatttttaatttgtatgaatgatttatttttgcaattttgattatgtatttttaatttgtatgaatgattatttttacaattatggttatgttttaataaaattgaaatttgaaaaagtattttttaaacaaattgaaatatgGAAGCCTAAATCTGACTAATAAGAGTCCAAAATTACCAAATTAAAATTTCCAATGGGCTAAGaagaaaaatccaataaaaaaactcatatcCTACTCCATCCCGACTCTGTTCCGACAAGTCGGATCGGAGATTAAAAGAATCGGAATCGGAGTGAGAGTTGGAGGTAGAGCACTCTAACTACGACAATGTAGGTACTCAGCTACTGCATGCTTGCCCAAATGTTTTAATTTCCATACTTGCCGTTTAATCTCGGCTTTCATATCATCGGAGTTATGGTTGGCCAGAATGAAGCAAAAAATTATGGtcgttttccatccattgaagCCTTTAAATTGAAGGTGTTCAAATGGCTAAATTAGAAAGATAAGTTATCTCATTAAGGGGATCtttgagaaataaaatgagatgaaaattttataaatagtaagatagtttataggattttgaaaaataagagagaaaaaagttgaataaaaaatattaataaaatataaattttattttgagatttaaaaagattgtaatgattagtttaaaaaaattgtaatgattagtatgaaaatatttgtatttaaatgatgttcgaaaagaaaatgagacgaGATAGGATGAAACCAAAACTATTTCCAAATATTCCCTTAGAAAATTTTTCTCTAACTAGTTAAACAGTTCTTTTACATAGAAGTCGGTGTGCAAAGTACATCCTCCATTTAATTGACATGCgaaaatttgatttgttaaaaattttaattttaaatttctctaatGAGTAAAGTCTTGCGATATCAATTAAATCCAGCttccaaatagaatttttttaaagcgaACACCCTTGTTCTAAGTTTCGACTTTAAAGATTGGGTTGGTTTCGACTTTAATGGTTTCGTTCTAACATTATTGTGAGAGACACAGAATATCACAATACATTTTTAATAGGAGACAAAGACAATAAAGGTAAAGTAAAGGGGTAAAATTGCAATTGACGATTTTAATAACATTACGCGGTCTTCTCGGTTTGAAATACTGACGAGAGCAATCGTCCGTCGCCTCTGAATACCAATACCGCAATACGTTACAgtaacactctctctctctctctctcgacctGGTAGAAGTGATCGAAAATCCTAAGCAGATCAAACATGAAAATCAAGACGCCATTGAAGCAACTCAAGCTCTCCGTGCCCGCTCAAGAAACCCCAATCACTTCCTTCCTGTActtttttctctatttcatttcctgcttctctttttctttctgctttCAGATCGGACTTCTTTTTCTCGCTTTACTGAATTGATTTTTGGATTCTCTTTATTGCTTCGAAAGGATCGATATTTTCATGCCTATCACTGTTGTTCTTTGATCCTATTCATTTATCCTCCATGCCTATCCTCTGTTTGGTTACCGAGAAAAtgtaggaaaaagaaaagcaaataaCCTGAAGTCTTGTATCTTTTAGCTTTTCAATCTTTCTAATCAGCTGCGGACACATTGTGGGGAAACTGCAAATAACTTAAATTGAGAGTCTAATATGTTGTCCAATATATATTCATATGCATGGTCTAGTACCATTACCCCAGTTAAATAAAGCTTGGGAAAATTGAAACCATTACTCCACTTGACTAGGACTAGTACAATTTATTCCCTGTCTAGATGTTCCCTTTTTACACCTTCTATGATAAAATATCCGAACCATGCGAttgagatatgatttttttgtttggccCTTTAACAGCAACTGCAGTGCTAGTTCTTTGagaatatttacttttttcttaaaagtaaTGTAATCTGATCAAAAAAGCACAGAGGGGCGCAATCCAAGTACAGTAGAAGTTTGagaatttatgttttatttgttgtttttaattCCTGTAAATTTTCAGGACTGCAAGTGGTACATTTCATGATGGTGATCTACTCTTGAACCTGAAAGGGTTGCGGCTCATCTCTGAAGAAAAGGAGTCCCGCGTAAGTTAATATGTTTTCTGGGTTTATATTGCTGCACTCAATTTCACATTGTGTTAGTTAATTTTGATGTTAGTTATCAGTCTTCGGTTAATTCATTTGATTGTACCTTAAAGCATGTACTAAATCATATGAgcttgtttaaatttttattaccATATGACATATTTCACTTCCAATCTTCTAGAATAAAATCGTGAGAAATTTGGGAGTTCTGCCGTGCAAAAGAGTCTCTTAAAAAGGTTACAATGATACGGCAGTGCTACAAACTAAGACAGTACTGGTTCACTATTTCCGCTTAACCTTCTTGCTTTGGCTACTAATCTCTCTCTTCTACCTTggtgaatttttttatctacGTTGCTTGAAAGTTGGGATTGCTCTCCTTTAAGTTTACCATTACCCAAGTAACCTTATTTTCAACAATGAGGGAGACCTCAAGAAAGAGATGCTTTCAGTCCAACTTTGAAATTTTACCATGCCAAAACATCAATTTGGTAGATTTCTTGCTCCCATTAACCAGATCCAGTTTTTACCCcctttttttcattcttaaGGAGGGCCTGCTAGCTTTTTCAACTTCGAAAGCATTAGACTCttttggtatgcttcttgaaaACTTCCGAAAGCTCCAAATTTGATATATCACACACCTTGTCATGAGTTCACTTATCCAAGTTCCAAGCCTCTTATGAAAGATATCGTCATTCTTGCGTTGGTAACTTCTCTGCATGGGCTATTCACTTTCAGGTTTTGTGTGTGCGCTCTCTAATTTTGctgcatattttcttttcttttcttttttattggtatTTTGCTGCATATTTTCCttgttatatatacattaattttattattcatgtttTCATAGTccttattctttgttttttgttttattttttaacatgtaGTGTTGAGCCTCATAACATTGGGCTTCTTGTCGTGTTTGGACAGCCTGCTGACAGTAAGGAGCTAGATTTTGAATTCTCGTTGGAGGATTTTGAGACTATCAAAGTTATTGGAAAGGGAAGTGGTGGCGTAGTACAACTTGTTCGCCATAAATGGATTGGAAAGTTATTTGCCTTGAAGGTCATTGTACCAGTAAAACCAATTTTCTGCAgttagtcattttttttttggacttgcCTATATGATTATATACTGTTATCACCTTTACTTTTGAACTTTATATGGTCTCGTGTTACATGATGTAATGAAAATCATGTCCAAACTCATAATCTTATCGAATATATGGAGATATGAAATCGTCATAGGGTTTGTATCACAAATTAGAAAGGACTATATCACCATTTGGTTATACAAGAAGATGGGATGTGCcatggattaaaaaaaatggaatgtgCTATGGATGCAAATGCAGTGACCAAAGCATGGAGATGTTTATTAGAGGATGGCCTGTGTAATTTTCTGCTTGCTACCTTAAAAAGCAAGTCTGTTTTGAAAAGCAAACTTTATAAAGGTATGGGacattatcaaaatttaattagtgGACCATGGTTAAGACCAGAACagtcacttatatatatacaaaactcCAGAATTGCAGGGTTGACCACTTCTCCTGGCCTGCTTTTCTTGTTGTTTGTTATGCAGGGTTGTCCCCTTCTGGCTAAGCTTTGAAATTATAATCACTGATTGTCGCATTTTTCTACTTAGGTTCATCTAACTGTATGATAACTGAGGTTAACATCTTATCCTACTGCTTGTTTAGACATCTGCTCTCCAAGTATTTGCAATTGCGGCTTCTTTTATGTTGAGTTTGGTATTGCACATATTAAGATCTCAAATGATTTAGACAATAATTAGGAAGTTCCAATTAGGAAGGTGTACTTGTGTTAAATAGGAATTGTGTACTTTTGTGTTATAGGTTATCCAGATGAACATACAAGAAGATATCCGTAAGCAGATTGTGCAGGAGCTGAAAATAAACCAAGCAGCTCAATGTTCAAATGTCGTAGTTTGCTACCATTCTTTCTATCACAATGAAGCCTTTTCTCTTGTGTTAGAATACATGGATCGTGGATCTCTTGCGGATGTGATCAGACAAGTGAAAACAATTCTTGAACCATATCTTGCAGTTGTCTGTAAGCAGGTCTGTGAGCTAATTTATTGTGGCTTTTAAGATTAATCTAAGATTGGTAAGTTAGGAGAAAGTCTTGTCATACGGTTAAAATCTATGTTAATAATGCAGGTTTTACCTTGTCATACGGTTAAAATCTATGTTAATAATGCAGGTTTTACAAGGCCTTGTATATTTGCACTATGAAAGACATGTAATACATAGGGACATCAAACCATCCAATTTGCTGGTGAACCACAAAGGGGAGGTCAAGATTACTGATTTTGGTGTGAGTGCGATGCTAGCTAGCACTATGGGCCAAAGGGATACGTTTGTTGGAACTTATAATTACATGTCGGTAGGTGGAATTTCTTGCTTTGTTGCTCAAAAtatgatttgttttttcaagTCATTATGAAGTTCATTCTGATGGTACTttataagaaaaagaatgaacattctaatttttttatttttagccgGAGAGAATTAGTGGGAGTACTTATGATTATAGCAGTGATATCTGGAGTTTGGGCATGGTTGTCCTCGAGTGTGCAATAGGACGGTTTCCTTATATGCAATCTGAAGATCACCAAACCTGGCCAAGCTTTTATGAGCTTTTGGAAGCAATTGTGGAAAGCCCACCGCCTTCTGCCCCAGCAGATCAGTTCTCCCCAGAATTCTGTTCATTTGTCTCAGCGTGGTAATGATATGTGCTCATGTTGCATTCTATGTCGTTTTAGCATGGTGCAGTTTTGACTTTGTTTTAGCCTTTAAATGcagatgttttttcttttcctcaattatctaaacttttaaattttggaCTACCGCCTTTAGGTGGTTTTATACTCTTGGCGCCTCACAATGCAAAACCTAGTGTGAGTCCTACTTGCAAGCTAGTGTGCAAGACACTCCGCACTGTTAAAATGGCAAAAGCTGATTCGCAAgagaagtttgaaaattttaaatttaattaggaTAATGTGTCCTCTATCGgtttacaaatagaatttttgtttgtttttagagcCCAAGTTGTGTACCCTGTAAGTCAAGTTGATGTTTGGTTTTCGAGTATAATCCACCAGGTCACTATGGGATGCCTCCagtaatttatttgatttgcCTGGTTGAGACCTTATAATGAAACTGAGCAAAGAAATGTATAGACTTCACTGCCAGGCTTCTATAGGGTATCATTTTGAAAGAACAGCTTGAAACTACAACCAAATAATTGTGAACTAGGTTACAGTACTGGTGTAACAGCTTCTCATAGAAATTTCATTAGCTATCGTTGTGCTGTTTCCAACATATGCTATCTACTTGGATCTCAATTGCTGAGAGTAAAGTCCCTAGAAACGCTTGGAaaatcagtatttttttttctccctgaATGGCTATgttatttcttgcatatctaGTGAATATATCTATGTCCTGATGCAGAGGAATTTAGAGTTGAATTGTTGCCACCATTTTCTCCAACTGAATTGAGATATTCAGAATTGTTCAACCCTTCCCCGGGATGGTTTTCAGTTCACAAATTCTCCTTGTTGATTTCATTTCTGATTGCCTTTTGCAGCATACAAAAGAATCCCCGAGACAGATCATCATCTTTGGATCTTTTGGTAAGTGATTTGATATATGCGTCGGTTTCTTTCAGGAATTTGAGTTGTATACGCCAGAATCTTGATTGCTACCTCTATTTTGTTGCTTCCAGAGTCATCCTTTTATCAAAAAGTTTGAAGACAAAGACATTGATCTGGGAATTCTTGTAGGCAGCTTGGAATCTCCTGTAAATTTCCCTCGATAGTTTACTTTACCCTGTCATATTATATTTGCAGTGTAAAATGTATTATTAAGTCATCAGTTTTTGTCAAACATATTACGGATTTTCATGGAGCAGTTTGAACATATGATCCATAAAGCTCATTTTGACATATTAAGGTTTGATATTCAGTTTGTGATTAGCTTATAGAATCTATATGGGGAGCTCTAGTGATGATGCAGCTTTGCCCTCAAAACCGTTGGTGAAGAAGATATCGAGATTGTTGATTGTGTTGTGTTTTCTCTTgctgttattatatatatttattgctCACCTAAAACTTCCGAGcttaataatttatgaaaaaaattgttggttttTTAGGCATCTTTTATTTTGCATAGATTTTGAATCAAAATTAAGTATTAATCAGTGATAAATTATAAGTACTATCCGCAGACATGagcaaaatgcaaaaataattatttattgagaaatgatatatacaagtccTAAATGCACAAATTCCGCGTAGTCCTAGTTTTATAAAACGGTAGTCGGTAGACTCTATTATTGAAAAACTCATCTTTTTTGTAGGGtttacatttttacaaaagcCTTGCGTAAAGTTGATACATTTAAAACTTGTACCAATCATTACTCCATTTGAGTAAAAATAGAAGTTCATCATGTGCAAACCATACTTTATTACAAAAATGGAGTGACATATGTTGaaaactaatttattaattttatatatcttagACATCATTAAAGCCTTGTTGGCTGGAGCTGGACCTTTACTTCTCCCTCATAATAATGATATAAACTCCAAGGACACAAATTTCTCCCCCAATATGCAATGTTCCATGATTTGCTGAAGGCGCAAGAAGATGTTTGTAGAATGATGGACAAAAggaattattcatttttctacaaaagCAATGATCATCTTTTTGCCAAATCATGATATAAATGGGTTGCAGACCAGAAACAAGCTGCTGAAAGTTGAGAAAAACAAGCAGCTGAGAACACAGAATAGTGAGGAATGGATAAGattacaaagaataaaaaaaaaaaaaagggaaaacacATGGTGATAGAATGATAGGAGGCCTACCTGTAAAAGCATGTGGTGGCAGCTTGAGTGCCCATCAAATTTTGCCAACACTCTAACCTTTGAATGACGTGTATCCTAGTCATTAGTCAACCTCCTTATCCTCTCATTCCCTTTCAAACCGACTCAACCCTTGTCTGCCTCtcaaatcttttatttatttaaacaactaacatatatatatatatatttattagataatatatgaaaatataaaataaatctcaacAGGGATGAATGTTAGATCTTGTCCTTTGGAGTATTGCCATGCTGATTCTTTATTTTACACTTGAAAATgcttattggatttttttttgttatggttAATCTCCCGATTAATTTCTTAAGTAAAAGCCTAGACGTGTTGTATCGTGTGGTGTCGTGTCAAGTCGAAATTTAATCcaaaaataatctatttaattaaacaacttaaactcatatccgctaattttttattaaacttatgTTGAATTCATGAATTTGAATCTGGCAAAaagtattctatatatataatggaaaataCTATGTTATCTTTCTAAATCATGTACTGCTCAAAATTATTGttagtgtatttatattttttttaaaaatacattaacgATAAATTTGAACGATAACTTTAATCAATAAGGCATCGCAGCGTCCGAACTATAtgttattttggcataaaagTCGCGTGAAAGACAGCTACagttaaaaaatagtgaaaacgAGGAGAAAGTGAACCGTACCTTTCTAATTAGTTTAGAGTAAAACAAGGTTTGGGGAAAGGTTTCTATTGGATCTAACAGAGATCCACCTAGAGAAAACTTATGATTATATAAATCTCGTTTGATTATGCAGTCTTTGTTTGGATCTTGaattactctcaactcatctcaacttatcattacaaatttttttaaattttaacataaaatataataaacaatttaacttttttaaatctcaaaataatattaatattaaaaaataatattctaacaatattttatcatctcaactcaactcaactcaacttaacttaactcaacttaactcacttcaacatctaaacacattctaaattagatgaaataagatatttatttaaaaattaaataaaatattattatcttattattttttaatattatttttattttaagatttaaaaaaattaaattatttattatattttatataaaaatttaaaataattataataattatataaaatgagataaaataatttttcgaTTCCTTTTCATATCAATGACTCTTTAAAAACATtgaaatattcaaaagaaaatggcaCGGCTTTACGAGGCAAAGTAGCCCAGATGTTGACCTCAGTTACACCAacaatacaaaaagaaaaagggtgacTCGGATATGGATGTCTTCAATAGACCTTATCCCTTTTCCTTGTAGTATGGGAAAGCCAATAAATTTAGACCATAAGGTGACGATAATGACAAATATTAGGATAAAGGCGTTACAGGAAAGAACCattttcaaatcattaaactaTTCAATATTATCCGATTCTTCATTAATAGTCTTACGTGCTTACATGTCTTTCATCAGTTCatgttattaatattttctatatatatatatatatatatatatatatattataatggtaTCAAGCGTGTctatctcatatatataatacttgcTTCCTCCCTGAAAACTTGTTGGATATCATTCAGCATCAGAAAGTTTACATTAACTGagatcttgatcttcttcttcttcttcttggacGAAATCAAAATGGGTACTGAACAAGCTGCAAATTCAGTATTTGGTGATCCAAATCTAAAGGAAGTTGGTGGTGCTAATGGAGATAGGCATGACAATtggatggtggtggtggaagtTGGTGTTGATATTTGTGACACAAGATCTATCGAATCCTCCATAAGCTCTGAGGAATCATCATCTTCGTCAGAATTGATAGAGGATGCCTCTTCATCAACATCATATTCATCatcgtcttcgtcttcgtcttccTCGCTTACAAATGGACCTTTATACGAGTTATCTGAGCTCATGTTCCATCTCCCCATAAAGTAAGCACTTCAAAACATGAACTGATCACTACTAATGTTCttcacattttttgtttcttttcattgATATTGTTggatacattattattacaaggtTTCTCAGTTAGATTAAATTGTGTGTTTTTGTGGATACAGGAGAGGGCTTTCCAAGCATTTTCAAGGGAAATCGCAGTCTTTCACATCTTTAGCAAGTGTGAAGAGCTTAGAAGATCTTGCAAAGAGGGCACcacaaaggaagaaaatgaagcCATGCAAGAGCTATGGAGGTGGTCTAGATGGTCATAAATCAAGCACTCCTCCTAAGGCTATTATATCCAAGAAGGCTTCAAGATCAGGATCTTTGTTGTCTTCATTGAGTAGGAGAGGTAGTTTGTTGGGTGGTCGTTTTGGGCCTTAAATTTCATGTACAAAAGAACTTCTGATATGCAAACCTCTTTGTTCTTGTACGGTTTGCAATACAACTTTGTTTCTCTGAGAGAGTAAATTTCATATCAAAGTTGATCTGTGTTTCACATGTTGAGGTTGGACATGATTTCGCTTAGGTTTTTGCTTGCAATTATTAGCAGAAATTATGGAAACTCATTTGCATTTGAGGAGGAGATTCACTCGATCGGTTCATGTGGAGCTGGAATTTGAACTTCAGCAAAATCTTCTGAACCCCTTTTTGTATTTCCTGAATTTCAAAACTCGATGCTCACTCTAGAGTTTCAACTAATTTTAGAAAGCCTACTCAATGAAATTCAATCAACTTAACTCTTTGAGTCTTGAATACATGATGTACGTTGCTAATAGCCCAATAAAAAAGGTAGGGCTTCAGGAAGAAGAAACACACGATATCTAACTATGTTGAGAAGACGGCGGAAAATCTCCATAGATTCTCAACTTGTATCTTTAGACGAAGGAACATGAACAACTATgagcaaaaaaattaaaaaagacgaagaagaagatgatcaatCCCACACCTGTTGAGGGTTTTTGGGATGAGAGTTGTTTCTCGGAGAATGGATGAAAAGAGTTAGGACTAGGGGTCTAAAACGGTGCGTCCGGACCGGAGAAACCGACCGGACCgaccgaataaaaaataaaaaataaatattttatatatattatttatataataattatataattaacaatataaaattttaagtatgttattaatacttgttaattttctataaattaataatattttatatatatcttcatctaacttatcacta
Coding sequences:
- the LOC121251377 gene encoding mitogen-activated protein kinase kinase 6; its protein translation is MKIKTPLKQLKLSVPAQETPITSFLTASGTFHDGDLLLNLKGLRLISEEKESRPADSKELDFEFSLEDFETIKVIGKGSGGVVQLVRHKWIGKLFALKVIQMNIQEDIRKQIVQELKINQAAQCSNVVVCYHSFYHNEAFSLVLEYMDRGSLADVIRQVKTILEPYLAVVCKQVLQGLVYLHYERHVIHRDIKPSNLLVNHKGEVKITDFGVSAMLASTMGQRDTFVGTYNYMSPERISGSTYDYSSDIWSLGMVVLECAIGRFPYMQSEDHQTWPSFYELLEAIVESPPPSAPADQFSPEFCSFVSACIQKNPRDRSSSLDLLSHPFIKKFEDKDIDLGILVGSLESPVNFPR
- the LOC121253661 gene encoding uncharacterized protein LOC121253661 → MGTEQAANSVFGDPNLKEVGGANGDRHDNWMVVVEVGVDICDTRSIESSISSEESSSSSELIEDASSSTSYSSSSSSSSSSLTNGPLYELSELMFHLPIKRGLSKHFQGKSQSFTSLASVKSLEDLAKRAPQRKKMKPCKSYGGGLDGHKSSTPPKAIISKKASRSGSLLSSLSRRGSLLGGRFGP